The following coding sequences are from one Homalodisca vitripennis isolate AUS2020 chromosome 7, UT_GWSS_2.1, whole genome shotgun sequence window:
- the LOC124365704 gene encoding circumsporozoite protein-like: protein MKTSLHQFIMADRSRQIVFSSILESRMLKQEGLLMASSFRVVMRQVRWCEAPLAAGLLCMYRYDAGRVVQLLRHCTAGSDLNVHTRRGTQRGWSEGRGPRGRGGARGRGARRRAPSRSLLPPHASEPEPHDPVPSPDPNHYINVRPPSQYPPQHQPQYPPQHLPQYSPQHLPQYPPQNLPQYPPQHLPQNPHPTTRPPQQRPVSPFQGRDMFCNPPNFS, encoded by the exons ATGAAAACATCACTTCATCAGTTCATCATGGCGGACAGGAGCAGGCAGATT gtattttcATCAATCCTGGAGTCACGTATGTTGAAACAGGAGGGATTACTGATGGCCAGCAGCTTTAGAGTGGTCATGAGACAGGTCAGGTGGTGCGAGGCACCACTTGCTGCAGGCCTTTTAT GTATGTACCGATATGATGCAGGGAGGGTGGTACAACTTCTGCGCCACTGTACTGCTGGCAGTGACCTGAATGTCCACACCAGGCGTGGCACTCAGAGAGGCTGGAGCGAGGGGAGAGGACCGAGGGGAAGAGGTGGAGCGAGGGGAAGAGGTGCAAGACGACGGGCCCCTTCTCGGTCTCTCTTACCACCACATGCTTCCGAACCCGAACCTCATGACCCTGTTCCCTCTCCTGACCCTAACCATTACATAAATGTAAGACCCCCCTCCCAATATCCTCCCCAACATCAGCCCCAATATCCTCCCCAACATCTGCCCCAATATTCTCCCCAACATCTGCCCCAATATCCTCCCCAAAATCTGCCCCAATATCCTCCCCAACATCTGCCCCAAAATCCTCACCCAACAACTCGTCCTCCCCAACAACGTCCCGTCTCGCCATTCCAAGGGCGAGACATGTTTTGTAATCCCCCAAATTTTAGTTAG